A single region of the Drosophila miranda strain MSH22 chromosome 2, D.miranda_PacBio2.1, whole genome shotgun sequence genome encodes:
- the LOC108155734 gene encoding DNA polymerase alpha subunit B produces MDTEIKQQFDEIGVEPSEAVLDKCMELAITYSIEDATEFVEQWMAFSLSHLHGEDPTPENLGEFERKVLQLKKDKVGFKTSTQKTYSPASVVATSSLSTYGVIEDDPMTYDYGIESVTDSSMMHTPKSKKDPSRSSALKGGVLFSPASYTPQSAKRTPAAGTGTPSTTTVARRPGDIVDTFGHPKLLAGTTWQAKLEHSLPVSQRLLHQEAPLTLSNLGYMNDLLSDKCDNLYDRLEETGRALVEKKLGAEGAAECSWYPQDGQTLQALHMLYAVGMIHSEDDGPLDAHSAFLAVTDGEESSFLDLNFTRIKSASIFPGQVVLAKGFIPKGNSFVVEEIHTERKLTPPSPLKVDRELQFVVAAGPYTHSTDLFYDPLHDLLKYLKDHRPDVLVLVGPFVDADHKLVAEMAETFDSFFEKMISGIIDVVGGHTTVLMISSQKDAMSHTVYPTPPPALRKTYPNLHLLPDPSMVDLDGITLGVTSTDVVDHLLSHEFAANAGERMHRAINHLFNQGSFYPMYPPGDEDMSYDTQLALKYAQLRQLPNVLLLPGDQRHFIRLVSDCLVINPGRLSDKKGGTFARFLVAPTAPTATGKAASLFNSVACQIQRI; encoded by the coding sequence atggACACGGAAATAAAGCAGCAATTCGACGAGATAGGCGTGGAGCCCAGCGAAGCTGTGCTGGACAAGTGCATGGAACTGGCCATCACGTACAGCATTGAGGATGCCACTGAGTTCGTGGAGCAGTGGATGGCCTTCAGCTTGTCCCATCTGCACGGGGAGGATCCAACGCCCGAGAATCTGGGCGAGTTCGAGCGCAAGGTACTCCAGCTTAAGAAGGACAAGGTGGGCTTCAAGACATCCACACAGAAAACGTATTCCCCAGCTTCTGTGGTCGCCACGAGCTCTCTCTCCACTTATGGCGTCATCGAGGATGATCCCATGACGTATGACTATGGTATCGAGTCGGTGACAGACTCCTCGATGATGCACACGCCCAAGTCCAAGAAGGATCCGTCACGCTCCTCTGCCCTCAAGGGCGGCGTTCTCTTCAGTCCCGCCAGCTACACACCGCAGTCGGCCAAACGTACCCCAGCGGCAGGAACGGGAACACCATCGACGACAACAGTGGCCAGACGACCAGGAGACATTGTGGACACCTTCGGACACCCCAAACTGCTGGCCGGAACCACGTGGCAAGCCAAGCTGGAGCATTCCCTGCCCGTGTCGCAGAGATTACTGCACCAGGAGGCTCCGCTGACGCTCAGCAACCTGGGCTACATGAACGACCTGCTTAGCGATAAGTGTGATAATCTGTACGACCGGCTGGAGGAGACGGGGCGAGCTCTGGTGGAGAAGAAGCTCGGTGCGGAGGGAGCGGCCGAGTGCAGCTGGTATCCACAGGACGGGCAGACGCTGCAGGCGCTGCACATGCTCTATGCCGTTGGCATGATACATTCCGAGGACGATGGCCCCCTGGACGCCCACTCGGCCTTCCTGGCCGTGACAGATGGAGAGGAAAGCAGCTTTCTGGATTTGAACTTCACGCGTATCAAGTCGGCCAGCATCTTTCCAGGCCAGGTGGTGCTTGCGAAGGGATTCATACCCAAAGGCAACTCCTTTGTGGTGGAGGAGATCCACACCGAGCGGAAGCTGACGCCGCCCTCGCCATTGAAGGTGGACAGAGAGCTGCAGTTCGTGGTGGCCGCCGGTCCCTATACACACAGTACGGACTTGTTCTACGATCCCCTGCACGATCTTCTCAAGTACCTGAAGGACCACAGACCGGATGTCCTCGTTCTGGTGGGTCCCTTTGTGGACGCGGATCACAAACTCGTCGCCGAAATGGCAGAGACCTTCGACTCGTTCTTCGAGAAGATGATTTCGGGCATCATAGACGTGGTTGGAGGTCACACGACAGTCTTGATGATCAGCAGCCAGAAGGATGCTATGTCTCATACGGTCTACCCCACCCCGCCGCCTGCTCTACGCAAGACATACCCTAATCTGCACCTGCTGCCCGACCCCTCGATGGTGGACCTGGACGGGATCACGCTGGGCGTCACCTCCACCGACGTCGTGGACCATTTGCTCAGCCACGAGTTTGCGGCGAATGCCGGCGAGCGGATGCATCGGGCAATCAACCACCTGTTCAATCAGGGCTCCTTCTATCCCATGTACCCGCCGGGGGACGAGGACATGTCCTACGATACGCAGCTGGCACTGAAGTACGCCCAGCTGCGGCAACTGCCCAATGTCCTCCTGCTGCCCGGCGACCAGAGGCACTTCATCCGGCTGGTTAGCGATTGCCTAGTAATCAATCCCGGACGGCTGTCGGACAAGAAGGGCGGCACCTTTGCCCGCTTCTTGGTTGCGCCCACAGCCCCTACGGCCACGGGCAAGGCCGCCAGCTTGTTCAACAGCGTAGCCTGTCAAATCCAACGTATCTGA
- the LOC108155731 gene encoding protein RUFY3 isoform X5: protein MSTDDLLVVRHDRSYDSSPTASPTTPPPPTGAATAPAPSSSFDRLRNTFRRTESISSQIFSHISTQFTNAAAAAAASEVIDGTTPYSGETTAPTTPPATAPAANTTEAAASPSPSKIISKRAKRARDTAEIERSNLVNICKLVVKELLEQSLRFGRMLDSDHLPLQHFFIVIEHVLGHGLRPKKGLLGPRKELWDLLQSVEHYCPEAQDITASVRDLPTVRTHIGRARAWLRIALMQKKLSDYLQALIEHRDDSLYDYYEPHALMMSDEIVVIMGILVGLNVIDCNLCVKEEDLDSQQGVIDFSLYLRSSSRSPDVPDDSAPPALLDATGQGNMIAVLDQKNYIEELNRHLNATVGNLQAKVESLTTTNALMKEDLAIARNSLLALQAENQAMRQSSQTQQQQQKDSDNSSGSGSEKEKTEGVSTDLSEERRKNGELEKELKLQVSLKAESDMAMKLLEKDIHEKQDTIVSLRRQLDDIKQINLEMYRKLQECEDELTQKGEMVSRLQTKASQIGNILQSLEKKYESKLNDQHGAGGGGGSVFGGGANAGDRSPSTRRQQNLEKFEALTKKHKHDAGPPMKRMHLKMDAFPPFDPNKYRKSPSSAAAAAGPQPLETLEPLEPQEAQRNDPKTPTTAKSLNDELAEAAADITQHFGGDGSRSDYTLSGIVETAAAGDS, encoded by the exons ATGAGCACGGACGATTTGCTGGTTGTTCGCCATGATAGAAGCTACGACTCCTCGCCAACTGCGTCGCCAACAACGCCACCGCCCCCAACGGGAGCCGCAACAGCGCCTGCGCCCAGCTCTTCATTTGATCGCCTGCGCAACACCTTTCGACGAACGGAGAGTATTTCCTCGCAGATCTTCAGCCACATCTCGACTCAGTTTACGAACgctgcggcagcggcggctgcctCTGAAGTGATTGATGGCACGACTCCCTATTCTGGGGAGACTACAGCACCAACTACTCCACCAGCCACTGCTCCTGCCGCCAATACTACTGAAGCGGCAGCCTCTCCATCACCATCCAAAATAATCTCGAAAAGAGCAAAGCGTG CGCGCGACACCGCGGAGATCGAGCGGAGTAACTTGGTGAACATCTGCAAGCTGGTCGTCAAGGAGCTGCTGGAGCAGTCGCTGCGCTTTGGTCGGATGCTGGACTCGGACCATCTGCCGCTGCAGCACTTCTTCATCGTGATCGAGCACGTGCTGGGCCATGGGCTGCGGCCCAAGAAGGGCCTGCTCGGACCCAGGAAGGAGCTGTGGGACCTGCTGCAGAGCGTCGAGCACTACTGCCCCGAGGCGCAGGACATTACGGCCAGTGTACGGGACCTGCCCACCGTTCGCACGCACATCGGACGGGCACGGGCCTGGCTGCGGATCGCCCTCATGCAGAAGAAGCTGTCGGACTACCTCCAGGCGCTGATCGAGCACCGCGATGACTCGCTCTACGACTACTACGAGCCGCATGCCCTGATGATGAGCGACGAG ATCGTTGTGATAATGGGCATTCTGGTGGGACTCAATGTGATCGACTGCAATCTGTGCGTGAAGGAGGAGGACCTGGACTCGCAGCAGGGCGTCATCGACTTCTCCCTGTACCTGCGCTCCAGTTCGCGCAGTCCCGATGTCCCCGACGACAGTGCCCCGCCTGCGCTGCTGGATGCCACCGGGCAGGGCAACATGATAGCCGTGCTCGACCAGAAGAACTACATCGAGGAGCTGAATCGTCATCTAAA TGCCACCGTTGGCAATCTGCAGGCCAAGGTCGAGTCGCTGACCACCACCAATGCTTTGATGAAGGAGGATCTGGCCATTGCACGCAACAGTCTGCTGGCCCTGCAGGCCGAGAACCAGGCCATGCGCCAGTCCAGCcaaacgcagcagcagcagcagaaggactCGGACAACAGCTCTGGCAGTGGCTCCGAAAAGGAAAAGACCGAAGGGGTAAGCACGGATCTGTCTGAGGAGCGGCGCAAGAACGGCGAGCTGGAGAAGGAGCTGAAGCTACAGGTGTCTCTGAAGGCAGAGTCGGACATGGCaatgaagctgctggagaaGGACATACACGAGAAGCAGGACACGATAGTCTCGCTGCGCCGCCAGCTGGACGACATCAAGCAGATCAACCTGGAGATGTATCGCAAGCTACAG GAATGTGAAGATGAACTCACACAGAAGGGCGAGATGGTCTCGCGCTTGCAAACGAAAGCCTCACAAATTGGTAACATTTTACAATCGTTAGAAAAGAAGTACGAGTCGAAGCTGAACGATCAGCacggagcaggaggaggaggaggaagcgTATTCGGAGGAGGAGCCAATGCCGGGGACCGTTCGCCCAGCACCAGACGCCAGCAGAATCTGGAGAAGTTCGAGGCCCTCACCAAGAAGCACAAACACGACGCCGGGCCACCCATGAAGCGGATGCACCTCAAGATGGATGCCTTTCCGCCGTTCGATCCCAACAAGTATCGCAAGTCCCCATCGagtgctgcagctgctgctggaccCCAGCCCCTGGAGACCCTAGAGCCCCTGGAGCCACAGGAAGCCCAAAGGAATGACCCAAAGACGCCCACAACCGCCAAGTCGCTCAACGATGAGCTGGCCGAGGCGGCAGCAGATATAACCCAACACTTTGGCGGCGATGGATCACGCAGCGACTACACATTGTCCGGGATTGTGGAAACCGCCGCAGCGGGCGACTCTTAG
- the LOC108155731 gene encoding RUN and FYVE domain-containing protein 2 isoform X4, whose product MSTDDLLVVRHDRSYDSSPTASPTTPPPPTGAATAPAPSSSFDRLRNTFRRTESISSQIFSHISTQFTNAAAAAAASEVIDGTTPYSGETTAPTTPPATAPAANTTEAAASPSPSKIISKRAKRARDTAEIERSNLVNICKLVVKELLEQSLRFGRMLDSDHLPLQHFFIVIEHVLGHGLRPKKGLLGPRKELWDLLQSVEHYCPEAQDITASVRDLPTVRTHIGRARAWLRIALMQKKLSDYLQALIEHRDDSLYDYYEPHALMMSDEIVVIMGILVGLNVIDCNLCVKEEDLDSQQGVIDFSLYLRSSSRSPDVPDDSAPPALLDATGQGNMIAVLDQKNYIEELNRHLNATVGNLQAKVESLTTTNALMKEDLAIARNSLLALQAENQAMRQSSQTQQQQQKDSDNSSGSGSEKEKTEGVSTDLSEERRKNGELEKELKLQVSLKAESDMAMKLLEKDIHEKQDTIVSLRRQLDDIKQINLEMYRKLQDCKASLTHKTELMDKLEDQKEDMASTIEQLEKKWTHDKSNLGEILKTTSQTLTTQVTASEERAARAEAESRIEREWRISLQEKEIKLKEKIATLQGCLKELAEEKDRNEKLRLDLEKARAQWAEAQTTLEELGIQLSESKLKVSEMQDNEKRQRQLMSGSSQSLQTMPESLGSPGIWAPDSIASHCTGCEREFNLTRRKHHCRSCGEIFCRTCSEHTLPLLNAQGQPGKPVRVCNACYAAK is encoded by the exons ATGAGCACGGACGATTTGCTGGTTGTTCGCCATGATAGAAGCTACGACTCCTCGCCAACTGCGTCGCCAACAACGCCACCGCCCCCAACGGGAGCCGCAACAGCGCCTGCGCCCAGCTCTTCATTTGATCGCCTGCGCAACACCTTTCGACGAACGGAGAGTATTTCCTCGCAGATCTTCAGCCACATCTCGACTCAGTTTACGAACgctgcggcagcggcggctgcctCTGAAGTGATTGATGGCACGACTCCCTATTCTGGGGAGACTACAGCACCAACTACTCCACCAGCCACTGCTCCTGCCGCCAATACTACTGAAGCGGCAGCCTCTCCATCACCATCCAAAATAATCTCGAAAAGAGCAAAGCGTG CGCGCGACACCGCGGAGATCGAGCGGAGTAACTTGGTGAACATCTGCAAGCTGGTCGTCAAGGAGCTGCTGGAGCAGTCGCTGCGCTTTGGTCGGATGCTGGACTCGGACCATCTGCCGCTGCAGCACTTCTTCATCGTGATCGAGCACGTGCTGGGCCATGGGCTGCGGCCCAAGAAGGGCCTGCTCGGACCCAGGAAGGAGCTGTGGGACCTGCTGCAGAGCGTCGAGCACTACTGCCCCGAGGCGCAGGACATTACGGCCAGTGTACGGGACCTGCCCACCGTTCGCACGCACATCGGACGGGCACGGGCCTGGCTGCGGATCGCCCTCATGCAGAAGAAGCTGTCGGACTACCTCCAGGCGCTGATCGAGCACCGCGATGACTCGCTCTACGACTACTACGAGCCGCATGCCCTGATGATGAGCGACGAG ATCGTTGTGATAATGGGCATTCTGGTGGGACTCAATGTGATCGACTGCAATCTGTGCGTGAAGGAGGAGGACCTGGACTCGCAGCAGGGCGTCATCGACTTCTCCCTGTACCTGCGCTCCAGTTCGCGCAGTCCCGATGTCCCCGACGACAGTGCCCCGCCTGCGCTGCTGGATGCCACCGGGCAGGGCAACATGATAGCCGTGCTCGACCAGAAGAACTACATCGAGGAGCTGAATCGTCATCTAAA TGCCACCGTTGGCAATCTGCAGGCCAAGGTCGAGTCGCTGACCACCACCAATGCTTTGATGAAGGAGGATCTGGCCATTGCACGCAACAGTCTGCTGGCCCTGCAGGCCGAGAACCAGGCCATGCGCCAGTCCAGCcaaacgcagcagcagcagcagaaggactCGGACAACAGCTCTGGCAGTGGCTCCGAAAAGGAAAAGACCGAAGGGGTAAGCACGGATCTGTCTGAGGAGCGGCGCAAGAACGGCGAGCTGGAGAAGGAGCTGAAGCTACAGGTGTCTCTGAAGGCAGAGTCGGACATGGCaatgaagctgctggagaaGGACATACACGAGAAGCAGGACACGATAGTCTCGCTGCGCCGCCAGCTGGACGACATCAAGCAGATCAACCTGGAGATGTATCGCAAGCTACAG GACTGCAAGGCCTCGCTAACGCATAAAACGGAGCTGATGGACAAGCTAGAGGACCAAAAGGAGGACATGGCCAGCACGATTGAGCAGCTGGAGAAGAA GTGGACCCATGACAAGAGCAACTTGGGCGAGATACTGAAGACCACGTCACAAACGCTAACCACCCAGGTCACGGCCAGCGAAGAGCGGGCGGCCCGGGCCGAAGCCGAGTCGCGTATTGAGCGCGAGTGGCGAATTTCGCTGCAGGAGAAGGAGATCAAGCTGAAGGAGAAGATAGCCACGCTTCAGGGCTGCCTCAAGGAGCTGGCCGAGGAGAAGGACAGGAATGAGAAGCTGAGGTTGGATTTGGAAAAGGCGCGGGCCCAGTGGGCCGAGGCGCAGACCACGCTGGAGGAGCTGGGCATCCAGTTGAGTGAGAGCAAGTTGAAGGTGTCGGAGATGCAGGACAACGAGAAACGACAACGCCAGCTGATGTCGGGATCCTCGCAGTCGCTGCAAACGATGCCGGAGAGCCTTGGCAGTCCCGGCATCTGGGCGCCCGACTCAATTGCCTCCCACTGCACAGGCTGCGAGCGAGAGTTCAATCTAACGCGGCGCAAGCACCACTGCCGCAGCTGTGGGGAGATCTTCTGCAGGACCTGCTCCGAGCACACGCTGCCACTGCTCAATGCCCAGGGGCAGCCGGGCAAACCGGTGCGAGTGTGCAATGCCTGCTATGCAGCAAAATGA
- the LOC117187420 gene encoding low-density lipoprotein receptor-related protein 6-like → MGPAPPPVPVPAAFLLFSRPRTATGTEPRRRAIPFKDVGDAHALDVSVAERRIYWTDQKTKCIFRAFLNGSYVQQIVDSGLIGPDGIRWSDAEVRLIEVARLDGSSRRVLLWKEVEEPRSLVLEPRRGYMYWTESPSDSIRRATMDGSELQTIVAGANYAAGLTFDQERSRLYWATQSRPTKIESADWGLRLEHRRH, encoded by the exons ATGGGGCCTGCTCCACCGCCTGTACCTGTGCCTGCCGCCTTCCTGCTGTTCTCTCGACCGAGAACAGCGACGGGAACGGAACCACGACGACGAGCGATACCCTTCAAGGATGTGGGCGATGCGCACGCCCTGGACGTGTCGGTGGCGGAGAGGCGCATCTACTGGACTGACCAGAAGACCAAGTGCATCTTCCGGGCCTTTCTCAATGGCTCCTATGTGCAGCAGATCGTGGACTCGGGTCTGATTGGGCCGGACGGCATCCGATGGTCCGATGCGGAGGTTCGTCTCATCGAGGTCGCCCGCCTGGATGGCAGCAGTCGGCGCGTGCTCTTGTGGAAGGAGGTGGAGGAGCCCCGGTCCCTGGTCCTCGAGCCGCGCCGCGGCTACATGTACTGGACAGAGTCGCCTTCGGACTCCATACGGCGTGCCACGATGGACGGATCCGAGCTGCAAACCATCGTGGCGGGAGCCAACTATGCGGCCGGGCTCACATTCGACCAGGAGAGGAGTCGCCTCTACTGGGCCACCCAGTCGCGGCCAACGAAGATAGAGAGCGCCGACTGGG GACTACGACTGGAACACCGGCGACATTGA